In the genome of Flavivirga spongiicola, one region contains:
- a CDS encoding aryl-sulfate sulfotransferase — MISKRINNIVYALILVFFTACTSDDSVETNNAIDAHVLVFNSMPFNATLKIKSTSFLTVSIDVYNEDSSELIWTYSNVEINDEPKNIVIGNLRELKSYHYKIRHDQEVLFKGNFTMLESPGWIADSSSFNVSGELILDGKSMLFNKMSMPSGVFVVDENGKTLWARSSDNFIKMVKLTHRETILTLEDNTGNQLGSGNIILETTFSGDTLTYLKQGVNDFKHMAHHDVLLNNQGNFAYINDIPKDNNYVVDGVSVLNPNGQKIWEWETTPYISIPTLNNNEFVQPWGNSLTIDESDDNYIVSFRNLNQIWKVHSLTGDVIWSIGKEGTILLEGNDAFMFQHHAQMVSDNKLLLFDNGSLEDRSYSRIVVYTIDFDNNEASLTTNIKLSNTLFSPFMGAVQLLPNGFLVTSSMTGKIARLNNNGEVLGQLDFSDRIFRASIIENYFE, encoded by the coding sequence ATGATTAGCAAGAGAATCAACAATATAGTATATGCATTAATTTTAGTGTTTTTTACCGCTTGTACTTCTGATGATAGTGTTGAAACCAATAATGCTATTGATGCTCATGTTTTAGTTTTTAATAGTATGCCTTTTAATGCTACTTTAAAAATTAAATCTACTAGTTTTTTAACGGTAAGTATAGATGTTTATAATGAAGATTCATCAGAGCTTATATGGACCTATTCCAATGTCGAGATAAACGATGAACCTAAAAATATAGTTATTGGAAATTTAAGAGAACTAAAGTCTTACCACTATAAGATTAGACATGATCAAGAAGTACTTTTTAAAGGAAATTTTACGATGTTAGAATCACCTGGATGGATTGCAGATTCATCGTCATTTAATGTTTCTGGTGAATTAATTTTGGATGGTAAATCTATGCTCTTTAATAAAATGAGCATGCCGTCTGGAGTTTTTGTAGTAGATGAAAATGGAAAGACGCTATGGGCCAGATCATCTGATAATTTTATAAAAATGGTGAAGCTTACTCATAGAGAAACAATTCTTACCTTAGAAGATAATACAGGAAATCAATTAGGTAGCGGTAATATTATTTTAGAAACCACTTTTTCTGGAGACACATTAACATATTTAAAACAAGGGGTGAATGATTTTAAACACATGGCACATCATGATGTTTTACTAAATAATCAAGGGAACTTTGCTTATATTAATGATATACCTAAAGACAATAATTATGTGGTAGATGGAGTTTCTGTTTTGAACCCAAACGGACAAAAAATATGGGAATGGGAAACAACTCCATATATTTCTATTCCAACTTTAAATAATAATGAATTTGTTCAGCCTTGGGGGAATTCTTTAACAATAGATGAAAGTGATGATAATTATATTGTAAGTTTTCGTAACCTAAATCAGATTTGGAAAGTTCATTCTTTAACAGGTGATGTTATTTGGAGTATTGGAAAAGAAGGTACAATACTTTTAGAAGGCAATGATGCTTTTATGTTTCAGCATCATGCTCAAATGGTGAGTGACAACAAATTATTGCTATTTGATAATGGAAGTCTTGAAGACAGGTCTTATAGTAGAATTGTGGTTTACACTATTGATTTTGACAATAATGAAGCGAGTTTAACGACCAACATAAAACTCTCCAACACTTTATTCTCTCCTTTTATGGGAGCAGTTCAATTATTACCTAACGGCTTTCTTGTTACAAGCTCTATGACAGGGAAAATAGCTAGATTGAATAATAATGGTGAGGTTCTTGGTCAATTAGATTTTAGTGATAGAATATTTAGAGCAAGTATTATTGAAAATTACTTTGAATAA
- a CDS encoding LacI family DNA-binding transcriptional regulator, which translates to MINTLKKKHNITIHDIAKSINISASTVSRALNNNPSISKKTKEKVWDIAKAMGYFPNLPEYMKNQKNQLFFFVDNLNKKSNHEFISTTQKHLLKNNIEVFIQLIETEKDLIEVLETTKLTWVISLLSDTILTKNVYPYFKEKNIHLTTVNQSSSSIATLSVLPDFYNGVQIATNHLLNQSVKHIVLIIDDCNSQINNDIEQGFASTLADNNYVTHQIAKTKLDHRNLIYLFEEFMNIKPFVDGFVCCDNLVACQLVSFLKSKNIRIPKDTMIVSFGNESYINYLNPGISTVEYSSKNMGKTIAQQLVKIINEGEEKSLNNKLFVEPLKLVIRGSSSTKG; encoded by the coding sequence TGTATCAAGAGCATTAAACAATAATCCAAGTATAAGTAAAAAAACTAAAGAAAAAGTTTGGGATATTGCTAAAGCAATGGGGTATTTTCCTAATTTACCTGAATACATGAAAAATCAAAAAAATCAATTGTTTTTTTTTGTAGATAATCTTAATAAGAAATCTAATCACGAATTTATTTCTACAACTCAAAAGCACCTTTTGAAAAATAATATAGAAGTATTTATTCAACTTATAGAAACAGAAAAAGATCTTATAGAAGTTTTAGAAACCACAAAATTAACTTGGGTTATAAGCTTACTGTCAGATACCATTTTAACAAAAAATGTATACCCTTATTTTAAAGAAAAAAACATTCATTTAACTACAGTTAATCAATCTAGCTCCTCTATAGCTACTTTAAGCGTTTTACCTGATTTTTATAATGGAGTGCAAATTGCTACCAATCATTTACTCAACCAAAGCGTAAAACATATAGTGCTAATTATTGATGATTGTAATTCACAAATTAATAATGATATAGAACAAGGTTTTGCATCAACACTTGCTGATAATAATTATGTAACGCATCAAATTGCAAAAACAAAATTAGATCATAGGAATTTAATATATCTATTTGAAGAATTTATGAACATAAAACCCTTTGTAGATGGTTTTGTTTGTTGCGATAATTTAGTAGCCTGTCAATTAGTTTCTTTTTTAAAATCAAAAAATATTCGTATTCCAAAAGATACAATGATTGTTAGTTTTGGAAACGAATCTTATATAAATTACTTAAACCCAGGAATTTCTACTGTAGAATACTCTTCGAAAAATATGGGAAAAACGATAGCCCAACAATTAGTTAAAATTATAAACGAGGGTGAAGAAAAATCATTAAATAATAAATTGTTTGTTGAACCTTTAAAATTAGTGATTAGAGGTTCTTCTTCAACTAAAGGATAA